Proteins encoded within one genomic window of Methanosarcina barkeri str. Wiesmoor:
- a CDS encoding response regulator yields MARIMIVDDAEFMRMIIRDILLMHGHEVVAEVNDGEDAIQIYFEVKPDIVLMDIIMPDMDGKEALQKLLTMDPEAKIVMCSSIGQQALITESMKIGAMGFIVKPFEPDGMLDVIRKIAEPN; encoded by the coding sequence ATGGCCAGAATTATGATCGTGGACGATGCCGAATTTATGCGGATGATTATTAGAGATATTCTTCTGATGCACGGACATGAAGTTGTTGCTGAGGTCAATGATGGGGAAGATGCAATTCAGATTTATTTCGAAGTAAAGCCCGATATTGTGTTAATGGATATAATTATGCCAGATATGGATGGAAAAGAAGCATTGCAAAAACTTCTTACTATGGACCCTGAGGCAAAAATCGTAATGTGCTCCTCCATTGGTCAACAGGCCCTCATAACCGAATCAATGAAGATAGGAGCTATGGGCTTTATAGTAAAACCTTTTGAGCCTGATGGAATGCTTGATGTAATAAGAAAAATTGCTGAACCGAATTAG
- a CDS encoding chemotaxis response regulator protein-glutamate methylesterase produces the protein MTIRALIVDDSALIRKLLSDILSQDPNLRIIGTAFNGKDGLEKIKKLRPDVVLLDNIMPVFDGLKTLAWIVKECPTPVVMISAFGERAEEITLTAFEYGAVDVIQRPEGILSQNMPDMAEEICRKTRAATKANLENLECMRNRELEETDINKREKIEKHRSRKETTSFVRNVLAIGASTGGPRALEKLIGSFPADIPAAVLIVQHMPAGFTASFSKRLDSKTALRVKEAEEGDIIEEGTVLIAPGNHHMEIVQKTVKGRKEEVAHLSCSPKELGSRPSVNALFRSIAPIYGSKIVSLVLTGMNCDGADGAEQVKKMGGKIIAEAQSSCVVYGMPKEVVRRKLADFVLPLDKMAEEIVKIIS, from the coding sequence ATGACTATCCGTGCACTCATAGTCGATGATTCTGCTTTAATTCGCAAACTCCTTTCCGATATTCTCAGTCAAGACCCAAATCTCAGAATCATAGGGACGGCATTCAATGGAAAGGACGGTCTTGAGAAAATTAAAAAATTAAGGCCTGATGTCGTTCTTCTAGACAATATTATGCCCGTTTTTGACGGCCTTAAGACTCTTGCTTGGATTGTGAAGGAGTGTCCGACTCCAGTTGTGATGATTTCAGCCTTTGGAGAAAGAGCTGAGGAAATTACACTTACGGCCTTTGAATATGGAGCAGTGGATGTAATCCAGAGGCCAGAAGGGATTCTTAGTCAGAACATGCCAGATATGGCAGAAGAAATTTGCAGAAAAACCCGTGCAGCTACAAAAGCCAATCTTGAAAATCTGGAATGCATGCGAAATCGAGAATTGGAAGAAACGGACATAAATAAAAGAGAAAAAATAGAAAAGCATCGGTCCCGGAAAGAAACAACGTCTTTCGTGCGAAATGTTCTTGCAATAGGCGCATCCACTGGAGGGCCAAGAGCCCTTGAGAAGCTTATAGGTTCTTTTCCTGCCGACATCCCTGCCGCAGTCCTGATAGTACAGCACATGCCCGCAGGTTTTACGGCGTCTTTTTCTAAAAGGCTTGATTCAAAAACGGCTCTCAGGGTAAAAGAAGCAGAAGAAGGAGACATAATAGAGGAAGGAACCGTGCTTATAGCTCCCGGAAACCATCATATGGAAATCGTACAGAAGACTGTAAAAGGTCGTAAAGAAGAGGTTGCACATCTTTCGTGCAGCCCGAAAGAACTGGGTTCAAGACCGTCAGTAAATGCTCTTTTCAGGTCTATCGCCCCAATTTACGGCTCCAAAATTGTTTCCCTGGTTCTGACCGGAATGAACTGTGATGGAGCGGATGGAGCTGAACAAGTAAAAAAGATGGGAGGAAAAATAATTGCTGAGGCCCAGAGTTCATGTGTGGTTTACGGGATGCCAAAAGAAGTTGTAAGGCGAAAACTGGCGGATTTTGTGCTTCCCCTGGATAAAATGGCTGAAGAAATTGTAAAAATAATAAGCTAA
- a CDS encoding chemotaxis protein CheA — MDMSKYMDIFRVESEKYIKELSDSLLVLENDPENTEQVNTLFRAAHTFKGMAATMGFKQIVELTHEMESLIDGLRTRQTVLNSSLIDVLLICVDTLEGLVENVCGSEGNKPEKEKKDSVNKYEYHPDVYEVLKTLRKVNDSPEKASIQKAGDKSLSAEKKSEEGGEESGKIKDNAKKCNRDNEVSKTEETNKVKNAAKEIYLPEKAPAYPKSSPKVKIVQNPRISTKQLDKLMNLVGELVINRSRINELTRDLKSKELEAALSDFHKLTRELQEEVIEARMVPLDHITYIYPRMIRDLARVQNKKIDFIIKGKEIKLDRTILEEIGDSLVHLLRNAVDHGIEIPEKRVELRKKENGTVLITASRQENFVLIRIEDDGCGIDTNEIRKVALKKGIISRESAEQLQEEEAMQLIFTPGLSTSDNVTDISGRGIGMDVVKNRVERLGGSVKVESKPGLGSSFELKLPLTVAVYQAMLLRVGKEKYAIPFTSIVKNIEVSSQEIKHIKGQEVILIDNKILPLFRLKRQFQLPDDDDENNIFVVLVEKHGQYTGIIVDELLGKQEVIVKSFKSKLLDDTRGFAGATILGDGSIILIIDVNSLI; from the coding sequence ATGGATATGTCAAAATATATGGACATTTTCAGGGTAGAGTCTGAGAAATACATCAAAGAGTTGAGCGATTCCCTGCTGGTACTTGAGAATGATCCTGAAAATACGGAACAAGTGAATACGTTATTTCGCGCAGCTCATACATTCAAAGGCATGGCTGCCACTATGGGGTTCAAACAAATTGTAGAGTTAACGCATGAAATGGAAAGCTTGATAGATGGGCTGCGCACACGGCAAACTGTACTTAATTCTTCTTTGATTGATGTTCTCCTGATATGCGTGGATACCCTTGAGGGACTTGTAGAAAATGTCTGTGGGAGTGAGGGAAATAAGCCCGAAAAAGAAAAAAAAGATTCGGTTAATAAATACGAATACCATCCTGATGTTTACGAAGTGTTAAAAACCTTAAGGAAAGTAAACGATTCTCCTGAAAAAGCTTCCATTCAAAAAGCTGGAGATAAATCCCTGTCTGCAGAGAAGAAAAGTGAAGAAGGTGGGGAAGAAAGCGGCAAAATAAAAGATAATGCAAAAAAATGCAATAGAGATAACGAGGTTTCAAAAACTGAAGAAACTAATAAAGTAAAAAATGCCGCGAAAGAAATTTATCTACCAGAAAAAGCCCCAGCTTATCCAAAATCGAGTCCTAAAGTGAAAATTGTTCAAAACCCAAGAATTAGTACCAAGCAGCTAGATAAATTGATGAATCTCGTAGGCGAGCTCGTAATTAACCGGAGTAGAATAAACGAGCTTACACGCGACCTGAAATCCAAGGAGCTTGAAGCTGCACTTTCAGATTTTCATAAACTAACAAGAGAACTGCAAGAAGAAGTGATCGAGGCAAGAATGGTACCTCTGGACCATATTACCTACATCTATCCCAGAATGATCAGAGATCTTGCACGCGTACAAAACAAAAAAATCGATTTTATAATCAAAGGGAAAGAAATCAAGCTCGATAGAACTATTCTCGAAGAAATCGGGGATTCCCTGGTGCACCTGTTAAGAAATGCAGTAGATCACGGAATCGAAATTCCAGAGAAGCGTGTGGAACTTAGGAAAAAAGAGAATGGCACTGTACTGATTACAGCTTCAAGACAGGAAAATTTTGTCCTTATTAGAATAGAAGATGACGGATGTGGAATAGACACTAACGAAATCAGGAAAGTCGCATTAAAGAAAGGAATTATCTCAAGAGAAAGTGCGGAGCAACTTCAGGAAGAGGAAGCAATGCAGCTGATCTTTACTCCAGGTCTCAGTACCTCTGACAATGTTACCGATATCTCCGGAAGGGGAATAGGAATGGATGTTGTAAAAAACAGAGTTGAGCGCCTTGGAGGGTCCGTAAAAGTTGAGTCAAAGCCTGGACTTGGTTCCAGTTTCGAATTAAAACTGCCTTTAACCGTTGCAGTTTATCAGGCCATGCTGTTAAGAGTTGGAAAAGAAAAATACGCAATTCCCTTCACAAGCATAGTGAAAAACATTGAAGTTAGCTCGCAGGAAATCAAGCATATCAAAGGACAGGAAGTCATTTTAATAGACAATAAAATTCTTCCACTTTTTAGATTGAAAAGGCAGTTTCAGCTACCTGATGATGACGACGAGAACAATATTTTCGTAGTTCTGGTTGAAAAACACGGGCAATATACTGGGATAATCGTGGACGAGCTACTTGGAAAACAAGAAGTGATAGTAAAAAGCTTCAAAAGCAAGCTTCTTGATGATACCAGAGGGTTTGCGGGAGCTACAATTTTGGGCGATGGAAGCATTATTTTAATTATCGATGTCAACTCCCTGATTTAA
- a CDS encoding protein-glutamate O-methyltransferase CheR, with protein sequence MGNGPVRKANDSEINKEKSKEKNREIKTCQNLEKDPGFELLKRHISGNTGFNCEYYKEAHFRRRINVRVRATNSESYGAYLKLLKKDPQEYEFLLNTLTINVSEFFRNPETFRIIEKEVIPSLVKNRSGLFLRSIRIWSAGCAAGEEAYSLAILLHRTLKNDFKKYRIRIIGTDIDIQSLEKAKKGVYNQNSLKNLDSVTKERYFFKQGDNYQVIDEFKSITQFKNHDLISDPRIDHFDLIFCRNVMIYFKKEIQEQLQLNFCKNLEKGGFFIIGKSETLLGTASSFFRPYNTRERLYIKEI encoded by the coding sequence ATGGGTAACGGTCCAGTTAGAAAGGCAAATGATAGTGAAATAAATAAAGAGAAAAGTAAAGAGAAAAATAGAGAGATAAAGACATGTCAAAATCTGGAAAAAGATCCAGGCTTTGAACTGTTAAAGAGACATATTAGTGGAAACACCGGCTTTAACTGTGAATATTATAAGGAAGCTCATTTCAGGCGTAGAATTAATGTGCGCGTTCGAGCCACCAATTCTGAGAGTTATGGAGCGTATCTGAAACTTTTGAAGAAAGATCCGCAAGAGTACGAATTTCTTCTTAACACCCTTACTATAAATGTCAGTGAGTTTTTCCGAAATCCCGAAACCTTCAGAATAATTGAAAAAGAAGTTATTCCTTCTCTTGTTAAAAACAGATCAGGACTATTTCTCCGATCAATTCGCATCTGGAGTGCTGGTTGTGCGGCAGGAGAGGAGGCCTATTCCCTTGCTATCCTGCTGCACAGGACCCTGAAAAACGATTTTAAAAAGTATAGAATAAGAATTATAGGTACAGATATTGATATTCAAAGTCTGGAAAAAGCCAAAAAGGGCGTTTATAATCAAAATTCACTTAAAAACCTTGATTCAGTCACAAAAGAACGTTATTTCTTCAAACAGGGAGATAATTATCAGGTAATAGACGAGTTTAAGAGTATAACGCAATTTAAAAATCACGATTTGATTTCAGATCCCAGAATCGATCATTTTGATCTTATTTTCTGCCGAAATGTAATGATATATTTTAAAAAGGAAATTCAGGAGCAATTACAGCTTAACTTCTGCAAAAATCTCGAAAAAGGAGGATTTTTTATAATAGGAAAGTCCGAAACACTGCTTGGGACTGCATCAAGTTTTTTTAGGCCTTACAATACAAGAGAGCGCCTGTACATAAAGGAAATCTAA
- a CDS encoding chemotaxis protein CheD translates to MTNSGVIIVGIGACALARSPVKIKTFGLGSCVVITLYDRQERIGGLVHTMLPSISDARIKDKPFKYTDSGIEHLATEILREGSPRKRFEAKLVGGAHMFENRNLNIGERNIKYAKNTLEKFEIPIISEDTGKNYGRTITLDTSTGDLLIRTILRADKII, encoded by the coding sequence ATTACCAACTCAGGCGTAATCATAGTGGGAATAGGAGCCTGTGCATTGGCCAGGAGTCCGGTTAAAATTAAAACCTTCGGATTGGGCTCATGTGTAGTTATAACACTTTATGATAGGCAGGAGAGAATAGGGGGCCTTGTCCATACGATGCTTCCGAGTATAAGTGATGCAAGGATAAAAGACAAACCTTTTAAATATACAGATTCCGGTATAGAGCATCTTGCAACCGAGATACTAAGAGAAGGTTCACCCAGAAAAAGATTCGAAGCAAAACTCGTAGGTGGAGCGCATATGTTTGAAAATCGGAACCTGAACATAGGTGAAAGAAATATAAAATATGCCAAAAACACTCTGGAAAAGTTTGAAATACCAATTATATCCGAAGATACAGGCAAAAATTACGGACGTACAATAACCCTTGATACTTCTACTGGCGATCTCCTAATTAGGACTATTTTGAGAGCAGATAAGATAATCTAA